In Thermoproteota archaeon, one DNA window encodes the following:
- a CDS encoding alanine--tRNA ligase has translation MGKKEILAKFSADSDRYYKVKLFEEQGFERKSCATCKRFFWTLDANRIHCPDHGSDTYSFIGNPPTSKRFDYTESWKQVESFFVKNGHTSVNRYPVVCRWREDLFFTIASIVDFQRIMGSKVVFEFPANPLVVPQTCLRFKDLENVGVTGRHFSSFCMIGQHSVPNSQGYWKDECVDLDFRLLTDQFGIKRDEVVFVEDVWEGGGSFGSSLEYFVRGLEIGNAVFTEFQGELNNATTLDQKVIDMGAGLERFAWITMGTPTAYDCCFGPITNKLFEKIGIDSDSTLLTKYFTEIAKNLDNFEDLTDVRKIAIKNSGLSDEQLRRIITPIEGAYLIADHLRTLIFAISDGALPSNVGGGYNLRMMLRRIIGTMDNMKLKLDIDDLIDTHVDYLKHTYPELDGAREDVKKIIKVESSRYEESKSRMEKIANNLRAKKKVPSVDELITMYESDGITPDYLKELQVISEIPSTFYSKLSDLHQSEKKKTIEHLPLEGLPETDMLFYKDDPMEFDAKVLKVFDDSIVLDRTSFYARGGGQEPDYGSIAGFKVIDVNKHGDVVVHQLQGGTPKEGETVACKVDASRRGNITKNHSSTHVLNSSSRSVLGSWVWQHSAFKEADHARLDITHHSALTDSEIQKIEEKANSIVKKNMPISIDYYDRGTAEQKYGFRIYQGGVVPVKSVRIVSIEDFDVEACGGTHVKKTGDIDLIKITKTKRIQDGVVRLEFVSGETAHRYVTEQKELAAKEKELAANREKLEKQREEQKQKARELIPVLLERVSAGESGNLEEVTVKEKRCFTFSDNFDEFFHINFGKKLIQAESKAAYCGIFESGPTIRAIVYCGEESGMKAGDIAKEIAGILGGSGGGDAKFAQGGGKDTSKKDAAIQKAKSMILG, from the coding sequence TTGGGGAAAAAAGAGATTTTAGCAAAATTTTCAGCTGATTCTGATAGGTACTACAAGGTAAAGCTATTCGAAGAGCAAGGATTTGAGCGCAAGTCATGTGCCACATGCAAGAGATTCTTTTGGACTCTGGATGCAAATAGAATTCATTGCCCTGACCACGGCTCTGATACCTACTCCTTCATAGGAAATCCCCCCACAAGTAAGAGATTTGATTATACAGAATCATGGAAGCAGGTAGAGTCATTCTTTGTAAAAAATGGCCACACATCAGTGAATAGATATCCAGTAGTGTGCAGATGGCGAGAAGATCTCTTCTTTACCATTGCATCAATTGTAGACTTTCAAAGAATAATGGGTTCAAAAGTTGTCTTTGAGTTTCCTGCAAATCCGTTAGTTGTTCCGCAGACATGTCTTAGGTTCAAGGACTTGGAAAATGTTGGCGTCACTGGAAGACACTTTTCTAGCTTTTGTATGATTGGTCAGCACTCTGTTCCAAACTCTCAAGGATACTGGAAGGATGAGTGTGTTGATTTGGATTTTAGATTACTTACGGATCAGTTTGGAATAAAGAGAGACGAAGTTGTCTTTGTTGAAGACGTTTGGGAAGGCGGCGGTTCATTTGGATCATCGCTGGAATATTTTGTTAGAGGACTGGAGATTGGAAATGCAGTGTTTACAGAATTTCAGGGGGAGCTAAACAATGCAACTACACTAGACCAAAAAGTAATTGACATGGGAGCAGGTCTTGAGAGATTTGCGTGGATTACAATGGGTACACCGACTGCATATGATTGCTGCTTTGGACCGATTACAAACAAATTGTTTGAAAAAATTGGAATTGATTCTGATTCCACATTACTTACAAAATACTTTACAGAGATTGCAAAGAATTTGGATAACTTTGAGGACTTGACAGACGTAAGAAAGATTGCAATAAAAAATTCTGGACTATCTGATGAACAGTTAAGGCGAATCATCACACCAATTGAAGGTGCATATCTGATTGCTGATCACTTGCGCACGCTAATCTTTGCTATATCAGATGGCGCATTACCCAGTAACGTTGGTGGAGGTTACAACTTGCGGATGATGCTACGAAGAATTATTGGAACGATGGATAACATGAAGCTAAAACTAGACATTGATGACCTTATTGATACGCATGTTGACTATCTAAAGCATACATATCCTGAGCTTGATGGCGCAAGAGAGGATGTCAAGAAGATTATCAAGGTTGAATCAAGCAGGTATGAAGAATCAAAATCCAGAATGGAAAAGATTGCAAACAATCTTCGTGCAAAGAAGAAGGTTCCAAGCGTAGATGAGTTAATCACAATGTACGAATCAGACGGAATCACGCCTGATTATCTCAAAGAATTGCAGGTAATTTCAGAGATCCCCTCTACGTTTTACTCAAAATTATCAGATTTGCACCAATCAGAAAAGAAAAAGACAATTGAGCATCTTCCCTTAGAGGGCCTCCCAGAAACTGACATGTTATTTTACAAAGATGACCCAATGGAGTTTGATGCTAAAGTTCTCAAAGTTTTTGATGACTCTATAGTACTTGATAGAACTTCGTTTTATGCTAGAGGTGGAGGACAGGAGCCAGACTATGGTAGTATAGCTGGATTCAAAGTAATTGATGTTAACAAACACGGCGATGTTGTAGTGCATCAGCTGCAGGGTGGAACACCAAAGGAAGGAGAGACAGTTGCATGCAAGGTTGATGCGAGTAGACGCGGAAACATTACAAAGAATCACTCCAGTACACACGTTCTAAACTCATCATCACGCAGTGTGCTGGGCTCTTGGGTTTGGCAGCACTCTGCATTCAAAGAAGCAGATCATGCAAGACTAGACATCACGCACCACTCTGCACTGACTGATTCCGAGATTCAAAAGATTGAGGAAAAGGCAAACAGCATTGTAAAAAAGAACATGCCGATTTCAATTGACTACTATGACAGAGGAACTGCGGAACAAAAGTACGGATTTAGAATTTATCAGGGAGGAGTTGTTCCAGTAAAATCAGTTAGAATTGTATCCATTGAGGACTTTGATGTTGAAGCCTGCGGTGGAACGCATGTAAAAAAGACAGGAGACATTGATCTCATAAAGATTACAAAAACAAAGAGAATCCAGGACGGAGTTGTCAGATTAGAGTTTGTATCAGGTGAAACAGCACACCGATACGTTACAGAACAAAAGGAGCTAGCTGCAAAAGAAAAGGAGTTAGCTGCAAACAGAGAGAAGCTAGAAAAGCAAAGAGAAGAGCAGAAACAAAAAGCAAGGGAGTTGATTCCAGTTTTGCTTGAGCGAGTATCTGCAGGAGAGTCTGGAAATCTTGAAGAGGTTACGGTAAAGGAAAAGAGATGCTTTACATTCAGTGATAATTTTGATGAATTCTTTCACATTAATTTTGGCAAAAAACTGATTCAAGCAGAATCAAAGGCTGCATATTGTGGAATTTTTGAATCAGGTCCAACAATTCGTGCAATTGTATACTGTGGAGAGGAATCAGGCATGAAAGCAGGCGATATTGCGAAGGAAATTGCTGGAATTTTAGGCGGTTCAGGCGGCGGAGATGCAAAATTTGCCCAAGGGGGAGGAAAAGACACATCTAAAAAAGACGCTGCAATCCAAAAGGCAAAGTCAATGATTTTAGGATGA
- a CDS encoding VOC family protein codes for MVDAIPKGFSSVTPHLVINDCAKALDFYVKALGAHEIYRSMMPDGRVMHAMIQLGSSIIMMADEFPEMGAVGPNKLGGSPVVMHIYTEDADKLFKKAVDAGATPIMPISDMFWGDRYGQIQDPYGHRWAIATHTKDIAPQEMEKAAKEMFSQK; via the coding sequence ATGGTTGATGCAATTCCAAAAGGATTTTCATCTGTTACTCCTCATCTTGTAATCAATGATTGTGCAAAGGCACTTGACTTTTACGTTAAAGCATTAGGAGCTCATGAAATCTATCGCAGCATGATGCCCGATGGAAGAGTAATGCATGCGATGATTCAACTCGGCAGCTCTATCATTATGATGGCAGATGAATTTCCAGAGATGGGTGCAGTTGGACCAAACAAACTTGGTGGTTCACCTGTTGTCATGCATATCTATACTGAAGATGCAGACAAGCTATTCAAAAAAGCAGTTGATGCTGGAGCAACACCGATAATGCCAATTAGTGATATGTTTTGGGGAGACAGATATGGACAAATTCAGGACCCTTATGGACACAGGTGGGCAATTGCAACTCATACAAAAGACATTGCACCACAAGAGATGGAAAAGGCAGCAAAAGAAATGTTCTCACAAAAATAG
- the leuS gene encoding leucine--tRNA ligase: MEIDWNSIEKKWRDRWVSEKHFETDPNDKPKKFITVAYPYPNSPQHIGHGRTYTLADVHARYYRMKGFNVLFPMGFHYTGTPILGMAKRVEDGDAELIDNLKNLYKVPQETIKEFVEPVKIADYFHEEIKAGMIEMGYSIDWRREFTTIDPVYQKFIEWQINTLRDRKLIIQGSHPVGWCPKDQNPVSQHDTLGDVEPDFTEYILIKFQFGDYIIPTATLRPETIFGVTNLWVNPDTVYKKISVNGVKWIVSAECAYKLEFLDREITYDGEIKGSELVGKEVTVPHRNEKIPMLEASFVESQTGTGLVMSVPAHAPFDWQALADLKKNGHDLASKIQPISIIQTEGYGDYSAKEACEKFGVANQDDAKLEDATKEIYEKEFYKGVLKQTCGEFAGKKVSEAKDIIKEWLDSQKHSEILLELTNTPVKCRCGTECVVKILNNQWFLNYGDKKWKEKATKCFEEMSILPQEIRGEFNYVIGWLRERACARQHGLGTKLPWDKDWIVESLSDSVIYMAYYILAKYVNAGELKPDNLSKEFFDFIFFGAGNADAASEITKIPAETIHKIKDEFSYFYPVDSRHSGRDLVPNHLTFFVLNHVAIFPEEKWPKEIVVNGSVLMDGKKMSKSMGNIIPLRKAIQDYGADPIRLAIIISAELLQDADFNLESVAGIKHKLEALMEECTKLKPGQPSNLEAEDSWIKSKAQSMVADVSLSIEKMRLREALHDILFSFEGDLQWYLKRVNAKKREDYSGILHEVNSIRVAMLSPFAPHVSEEMWEILGQSGLASQSSWPEISVDSFDSTAIQSENLLKSIIDDIANILKVTKMSPKKITIYTAEPFKVTAYHSILKRVMDGETNMGAIMKELIANPETVNIKKNPDFVQKTIKDILSEPTEIRKTKLEAKDFDEENLLSKELPALIKSDFGVEMQVFSEADDNIYDPKGKARHARPYKPAILIE, translated from the coding sequence ATGGAAATAGACTGGAATAGTATAGAAAAAAAATGGAGAGACAGATGGGTTTCAGAGAAACATTTTGAGACAGATCCTAACGATAAACCAAAAAAATTTATCACAGTGGCGTATCCTTATCCAAATTCACCACAACACATCGGACACGGTAGAACATACACACTAGCTGATGTCCATGCAAGATACTATCGCATGAAGGGATTCAATGTTTTGTTTCCAATGGGATTTCACTATACTGGAACTCCAATACTTGGAATGGCAAAAAGAGTTGAGGATGGGGATGCAGAGCTAATTGATAATTTAAAAAACTTGTACAAGGTTCCGCAAGAAACCATCAAGGAGTTTGTTGAACCAGTAAAAATTGCAGACTATTTCCATGAAGAGATAAAAGCTGGAATGATTGAGATGGGTTACTCTATTGACTGGAGAAGAGAGTTTACAACAATTGATCCTGTGTATCAAAAGTTTATCGAATGGCAGATTAACACATTACGTGACAGAAAACTGATCATACAGGGGTCTCACCCCGTAGGGTGGTGTCCAAAGGATCAGAATCCAGTGTCACAACATGATACACTTGGGGATGTGGAGCCAGACTTTACAGAATATATTCTGATAAAGTTTCAGTTTGGGGATTACATCATTCCGACTGCAACGCTACGCCCTGAAACAATTTTTGGTGTTACAAATCTCTGGGTGAATCCAGATACAGTTTACAAAAAGATTTCAGTGAATGGTGTAAAGTGGATTGTTAGTGCAGAGTGTGCATATAAGCTAGAATTTTTGGACAGAGAGATAACATATGATGGCGAGATAAAGGGCTCTGAGCTAGTTGGTAAAGAGGTGACAGTTCCACATAGAAATGAAAAGATTCCAATGCTTGAAGCTAGCTTTGTAGAATCGCAAACTGGAACGGGTTTGGTAATGTCAGTTCCTGCACATGCCCCATTTGACTGGCAGGCATTGGCTGATTTGAAGAAAAATGGGCATGATTTAGCCTCAAAAATACAGCCAATTTCGATTATTCAGACAGAAGGGTATGGTGACTATTCTGCAAAGGAAGCATGTGAAAAGTTTGGGGTTGCAAACCAGGATGATGCAAAGCTGGAAGATGCCACAAAGGAGATCTATGAAAAAGAGTTCTACAAGGGAGTCTTGAAGCAAACATGCGGAGAGTTTGCAGGAAAAAAAGTTTCAGAAGCAAAGGACATCATAAAAGAGTGGCTTGATTCCCAGAAACATTCAGAAATTTTGCTTGAGTTGACAAATACTCCTGTGAAATGCAGGTGCGGCACAGAATGTGTTGTAAAGATTCTCAATAATCAATGGTTTCTAAACTATGGTGACAAAAAATGGAAGGAAAAAGCTACAAAATGTTTTGAAGAAATGAGCATTCTTCCACAAGAGATTCGTGGAGAGTTTAACTATGTAATCGGGTGGCTGCGAGAGCGTGCATGTGCAAGACAACACGGATTGGGTACAAAGCTGCCGTGGGATAAGGACTGGATTGTTGAGAGTCTATCAGATTCTGTAATTTACATGGCGTACTATATCTTGGCAAAATATGTCAATGCAGGAGAGCTAAAACCAGACAACCTATCAAAAGAATTCTTTGATTTTATTTTCTTTGGTGCAGGAAACGCAGATGCAGCATCAGAGATAACAAAGATTCCAGCTGAAACAATTCACAAGATTAAAGACGAGTTTTCATACTTTTATCCAGTTGATTCACGACATTCTGGTCGTGACTTGGTGCCAAACCACCTGACATTCTTTGTTCTTAATCATGTTGCAATATTTCCAGAAGAAAAGTGGCCAAAAGAGATTGTAGTAAACGGTTCTGTATTGATGGATGGAAAAAAGATGTCAAAATCAATGGGAAACATCATTCCATTGCGAAAAGCAATTCAGGATTATGGTGCAGACCCAATTAGACTTGCAATTATAATTTCAGCAGAGCTGTTACAGGATGCAGATTTTAATTTAGAATCAGTTGCTGGAATAAAGCACAAGCTAGAGGCATTAATGGAAGAGTGTACAAAACTAAAGCCCGGGCAACCAAGCAATCTTGAGGCAGAGGATTCCTGGATTAAGAGTAAAGCACAATCAATGGTTGCAGATGTATCACTATCGATTGAAAAGATGAGACTGCGAGAGGCTCTACATGATATTTTATTCTCATTTGAAGGGGATTTGCAGTGGTATCTCAAGCGTGTTAATGCAAAGAAGAGAGAGGATTATTCTGGAATACTGCATGAAGTAAACTCGATTCGTGTAGCAATGCTATCGCCATTTGCACCACATGTATCGGAAGAAATGTGGGAGATACTAGGACAATCTGGTTTGGCATCACAATCTAGCTGGCCTGAAATTTCTGTAGACTCATTTGATAGTACTGCGATTCAATCTGAGAACTTGTTAAAGTCAATCATTGATGATATTGCAAACATCCTCAAGGTAACAAAGATGTCACCGAAAAAAATCACAATATACACTGCAGAACCATTTAAGGTCACTGCATATCATTCAATTTTGAAAAGAGTGATGGATGGTGAGACAAACATGGGTGCAATCATGAAGGAATTAATTGCAAATCCAGAGACTGTAAACATCAAAAAGAATCCAGACTTTGTGCAAAAGACAATCAAGGACATTTTATCGGAACCCACCGAAATTAGAAAGACAAAGCTTGAAGCAAAAGACTTTGATGAGGAGAATCTTTTGTCAAAGGAATTGCCTGCGTTGATTAAGAGTGACTTTGGTGTAGAGATGCAGGTGTTTTCAGAAGCTGATGATAACATCTATGATCCAAAGGGAAAGGCAAGGCATGCAAGGCCATACAAGCCAGCTATACTGATAGAATAG
- a CDS encoding DUF1059 domain-containing protein → MTKSISCKDAGKDCSWSASAQTEAELMEKVAAHVKTDHKEIDLTPENIAGIKSLIKES, encoded by the coding sequence ATGACAAAAAGTATTAGCTGTAAAGATGCAGGAAAGGATTGTTCTTGGTCCGCATCTGCACAAACAGAAGCTGAACTAATGGAAAAGGTAGCTGCACACGTAAAGACAGATCATAAAGAGATAGATCTTACACCTGAAAACATTGCTGGAATAAAGTCATTAATCAAAGAATCCTAA
- a CDS encoding bifunctional (p)ppGpp synthetase/guanosine-3',5'-bis(diphosphate) 3'-pyrophosphohydrolase translates to MTKSETAYLYAREKHKGKTRADGITPDIIHLEAVVSRLKSLGVTDDDVLCAAWLHDSMESTETTFDDVYERFGQRVAVLVSTLSKDKNLPKKEIEIQYVKQLQGAPFEAKLIKLCDISANLKSLDSSMISKNKRKKATNKMLHYLGIIKNDLIEKKSDYPKIESIIKGINEILKEKHQRPIKLD, encoded by the coding sequence ATGACAAAATCTGAAACTGCCTATCTATACGCAAGAGAAAAACACAAAGGAAAGACCAGGGCAGACGGCATAACTCCAGATATTATCCATCTAGAGGCGGTAGTTAGTAGACTAAAGAGCCTCGGAGTCACTGATGATGATGTTCTATGTGCTGCCTGGCTTCATGATTCCATGGAATCAACAGAGACAACATTTGATGATGTCTATGAAAGATTTGGACAACGTGTTGCAGTGTTGGTATCAACATTATCAAAAGACAAGAATTTACCAAAAAAAGAGATTGAAATACAATATGTAAAGCAGCTTCAGGGAGCTCCATTTGAGGCAAAGTTGATAAAATTGTGCGACATTTCTGCAAATTTGAAATCACTAGATAGTTCTATGATATCAAAGAACAAAAGAAAAAAGGCAACTAACAAAATGTTACATTATCTTGGAATAATTAAAAATGATTTGATAGAAAAAAAATCAGACTATCCAAAAATTGAGAGTATCATCAAGGGAATAAATGAAATTCTAAAAGAGAAGCACCAAAGACCAATTAAGCTTGATTGA
- a CDS encoding copper amine oxidase: MSKLVLGIIAAVVIVGLFAAILLLDPEDAISNNVDVTKEPTITKFSSMEESGSLIKFASYNEVQEYLAESVIQNQLNSGFRGGGVFMFDDGLMLERRMVESVSEPMPTSAPTPGAPPMAEPQAGVDEFDGGVGTGVDFSKTNVQVENVDEPDFIKTDGKYLYVLSQNSLTIIEAYPAESAKVILKVALDVEQQNLENMFLNGDNLVIFYHGSGDTMGIAEYDYIPQRIYTPKTIATIIDVSDKENPEIISTYEIDGYYHNSRMINDTVYLLTTSGVDYYNPIIPRIITEDAIFAPDVYRFPNPEPNYNFNTVSAFSVSGDLINSESFLMGHSNTIFVSEDNLFITYQKNLPHTFYETMQKDRFFLVVVPLLPQSAQDEIKSIQNSDADSFSKWNQIEKVLQDTYNAMSKDQKDSLYDKINKAIAEYDTKVREDTQKTEIHKIHLDNGNFKYIANGQVNGYPLNQFSMDEHNGKFRIATTSNSFSVRESITSNNVYVLDESLKTVGKLEKIAENERIFSARFMGDKLFLVTFEQIDPFFVIDLSTNTPKILGELKIPGFSNYLQPYDKDTIIGFGRDTKVNQWGGVQTLGVKVSLFDVSDLKNPKEIDTILIGDGSTDSEALYNHKSLLLDKGKNIMSIPIKGNVDSISGSSIRAPEYKTWNGFYVYGFDSKGFKEKGTIVHFEGSSYNYSYMPARSFYIENTLYTVMDGSIKMNDIENLSEKKSIHIAQTGKIIPFMK; the protein is encoded by the coding sequence ATGAGTAAACTAGTTCTAGGAATTATAGCAGCAGTTGTCATAGTCGGTCTCTTTGCAGCTATTCTTCTATTAGATCCTGAGGATGCCATTTCAAATAATGTTGATGTAACGAAGGAGCCTACAATTACAAAATTTTCTTCAATGGAGGAATCAGGTTCTCTGATAAAATTTGCAAGCTATAATGAAGTTCAAGAGTATTTAGCTGAATCTGTAATTCAAAATCAGTTAAACAGTGGATTCAGAGGAGGCGGGGTTTTCATGTTTGATGACGGCTTGATGCTAGAAAGAAGAATGGTAGAATCAGTATCTGAGCCCATGCCAACTTCTGCACCAACACCTGGTGCTCCACCAATGGCAGAACCACAGGCTGGAGTGGATGAATTTGATGGTGGAGTTGGAACAGGTGTAGATTTCTCAAAGACAAATGTTCAGGTTGAAAATGTAGATGAGCCAGACTTTATCAAAACAGATGGAAAATATCTATACGTATTATCACAAAACAGTCTTACTATAATTGAGGCATATCCAGCAGAATCTGCCAAAGTAATACTCAAAGTTGCACTAGATGTCGAACAACAAAACCTTGAGAACATGTTTCTAAATGGAGATAATCTCGTGATATTTTATCATGGTTCTGGGGACACTATGGGAATCGCAGAGTATGACTACATCCCACAGAGAATCTACACTCCAAAGACTATTGCCACAATCATTGATGTATCAGACAAAGAGAATCCAGAAATAATTAGCACATATGAGATTGATGGTTACTATCACAATTCTAGGATGATTAATGACACAGTTTACCTCTTGACTACAAGCGGAGTTGACTACTATAACCCAATTATTCCAAGAATCATCACTGAAGATGCAATATTTGCACCAGATGTGTACCGCTTTCCAAATCCAGAACCAAATTACAACTTTAACACTGTAAGTGCGTTCTCAGTATCTGGTGATCTGATAAACTCTGAATCATTCTTGATGGGTCATTCTAATACAATTTTTGTTTCAGAAGACAACTTGTTTATCACATATCAAAAGAATCTTCCTCACACATTCTATGAAACGATGCAAAAAGACAGATTCTTTTTGGTAGTTGTTCCATTATTGCCCCAATCTGCGCAAGATGAGATAAAGTCAATTCAAAATTCAGATGCAGACTCATTCTCAAAATGGAATCAAATTGAGAAGGTCCTACAGGATACATACAATGCAATGTCAAAGGACCAAAAGGACAGTCTCTATGATAAAATCAACAAGGCAATTGCAGAATACGATACAAAGGTAAGAGAAGACACACAAAAGACTGAGATTCACAAGATTCACCTTGATAATGGGAATTTCAAGTACATTGCAAATGGCCAAGTGAATGGGTATCCACTGAACCAGTTCTCAATGGATGAGCACAATGGTAAATTCAGAATCGCTACAACTTCAAACTCTTTTTCAGTCAGGGAATCAATAACGTCAAACAATGTCTACGTACTAGATGAATCACTAAAGACAGTAGGAAAGCTGGAAAAGATTGCAGAAAATGAGCGAATCTTTTCTGCTAGATTCATGGGCGACAAGCTATTCTTGGTGACATTTGAGCAGATTGATCCCTTCTTTGTAATTGATCTTTCAACCAACACGCCAAAGATTCTAGGTGAGCTAAAGATTCCTGGATTCTCAAACTATTTGCAGCCATATGACAAGGACACAATTATTGGATTTGGGCGCGACACAAAGGTAAACCAATGGGGAGGAGTTCAGACGCTTGGTGTCAAGGTATCACTCTTTGATGTAAGTGACCTGAAGAATCCAAAGGAGATTGACACCATATTGATTGGCGATGGCTCTACTGATTCAGAGGCTCTTTACAACCACAAGTCATTGTTGCTTGACAAGGGCAAAAACATAATGTCAATTCCAATCAAAGGAAATGTTGATTCAATTTCCGGCTCTAGTATTAGAGCACCAGAATACAAGACATGGAATGGATTCTATGTTTATGGATTTGACAGTAAAGGATTCAAGGAAAAGGGAACCATCGTTCACTTTGAGGGAAGCAGCTACAATTACTCTTACATGCCAGCCAGATCATTTTACATTGAAAATACATTGTATACGGTAATGGATGGCTCTATCAAGATGAATGACATTGAGAATCTTAGTGAGAAAAAGTCAATTCACATAGCACAGACTGGAAAGATAATTCCGTTCATGAAATAA
- a CDS encoding 50S ribosomal protein P1, with protein MEYVYAALLLHKLQKDVNEANLTSVVKASGAEVNEAQVKALVAALADVNIEEAIKAAPVAVAAAAAPAAAGDAGAAEAKKEESKEEAGKSEEAAMEGLSSLFG; from the coding sequence ATGGAATACGTTTACGCTGCATTACTATTGCACAAACTACAAAAAGATGTCAATGAGGCAAACCTTACTTCCGTAGTAAAGGCCTCTGGAGCTGAGGTAAACGAGGCTCAGGTAAAGGCACTTGTAGCAGCACTAGCAGATGTAAACATTGAAGAAGCAATCAAAGCAGCTCCAGTAGCAGTTGCAGCAGCCGCAGCACCAGCAGCAGCCGGTGACGCAGGTGCAGCAGAAGCAAAGAAAGAGGAATCAAAAGAAGAGGCTGGAAAATCCGAAGAAGCTGCAATGGAAGGATTATCTTCTCTGTTTGGATAA
- a CDS encoding DNA-3-methyladenine glycosylase I, with translation MKRCKWAESEPNVTYHDTEWGVPVHDDRKLFEILILEGAQAGLSWVTILKRRETYRAAFCNFDISKISKFTQRDVNRLLKDKGIIRNKLKINSAINNAKRFLEVQSEFGSFDRYIWEFVDFTPIKNKFQNASEIPASTTLSDKISKDLKKRGFNFVGSTICYAFMQAVGIVNDHTTDCFRH, from the coding sequence ATGAAACGATGTAAGTGGGCTGAATCAGAGCCAAATGTAACATATCATGATACAGAATGGGGTGTTCCAGTACATGATGACAGAAAACTCTTTGAAATACTGATTCTAGAGGGTGCACAAGCTGGATTATCATGGGTTACCATTCTAAAGAGAAGAGAGACATATCGTGCTGCATTTTGCAACTTCGATATATCTAAAATATCAAAATTTACTCAAAGGGATGTCAATCGCCTTCTAAAGGACAAAGGAATTATCCGAAATAAACTCAAAATAAATTCTGCAATAAACAACGCAAAAAGATTCCTAGAGGTGCAATCAGAATTTGGATCCTTTGATAGATACATCTGGGAATTTGTTGACTTTACTCCCATCAAAAACAAATTCCAAAATGCATCAGAGATTCCTGCATCGACTACTCTATCCGATAAAATCAGTAAAGATCTGAAAAAAAGAGGATTCAACTTTGTTGGAAGTACTATATGTTATGCATTTATGCAGGCAGTAGGAATTGTAAATGATCATACTACTGATTGTTTTAGGCATTAA
- a CDS encoding trimeric intracellular cation channel family protein — protein MVDFSVPAEVFIYILDLFGTMAFAVTGAFKAIEHKSDIVGILILATITGVAGGTIRDVILGRYPPNSIADPAYVGITVATGIAIFLLYSRLKKHWNVFLKFDAIGLGVFTIIGATFAYHTFGLNFLAIAFAGILTAIGGGILRDVFVSQTPIVFVKEFYASASFVGCVVFFVILSIGGELYSASIIGISLVTGLRLVAMKYNWNLPRVKSD, from the coding sequence TTGGTAGATTTTTCAGTTCCAGCAGAGGTATTCATCTACATTTTAGATCTCTTTGGTACAATGGCATTTGCAGTCACTGGTGCATTCAAGGCAATCGAACACAAGTCTGACATTGTAGGAATTTTGATTCTAGCAACAATTACTGGTGTTGCAGGCGGTACAATTAGAGATGTGATTCTGGGAAGATATCCGCCAAACTCTATTGCAGATCCTGCATATGTTGGAATAACGGTTGCCACTGGAATTGCAATATTTCTATTATACTCACGACTCAAAAAACATTGGAATGTATTTCTAAAATTTGATGCAATAGGATTGGGCGTCTTTACCATTATTGGTGCAACATTTGCATATCATACATTTGGATTAAATTTTCTAGCAATTGCATTTGCAGGAATTCTTACTGCAATAGGTGGTGGAATTTTACGTGATGTCTTTGTGAGCCAAACACCTATTGTCTTTGTCAAAGAGTTTTACGCATCCGCAAGCTTTGTAGGGTGTGTAGTGTTCTTTGTCATTCTAAGTATTGGCGGTGAACTATACTCTGCATCAATCATTGGAATATCACTAGTAACTGGATTAAGACTAGTTGCAATGAAGTATAACTGGAATCTTC